CTCGACGGCGCCCGCCAGCTTGAATCTTGGATCGTCGGTGACGGCGCTGGTCAGCGTTCCGCCGCCGGCGAAGTACTCGATGGCAGGCAGTGGCAGCCCATGAGTACGGTGCCGCACAATGTGAAAAGAGCGTACCGACGGAGTCACCTGCAACCTTTTGAAACTGGCGGAGAGCTTGATCTCCGTGTGCCCCTGGAAATCGGACAACAAACGACGGCTGTTCAGATCAATAATCGGGCACGGGAGGCCCGACATCTGCCGGAAGGAAACCCGATTGCGGGTCCGATGCGCGACGGGAACCAGATGGAGTGTATCGCCTGCTCTTTGCCGAACATCCAGAAAGGATCCGGCCTCGAAACCAAGCTGTTGGAGGCGCGGCGATTCGATCCACACCCTGGCGCAACCTTTATTGGAACCGAGCTTTTGAAAGGCCGTAAGCACGCAACAATTCTTGTATTGAAATATTCCGCGTAGCGGGAACGCGGCATTTGAGCTTGTCTCGCACTCGCATCTCTGTTCCCGTTCGGGAATAAAGCGTTGATTTTCTTGACCACAGGCGCAATTGTTCCCGTGCGGGAATAATTCACTTGATTTGGGTGTAAGATGCGTGCAATATTACCGCTCGGTAACATGAAACATACTCCGAAAACCATAGGGGAATTGGTCAAAAGCACCCGCAAGCGCATGGGGGTGACGCAAAAGGATTTAGCCATGACTTCCGGCACGGGCCTGCGGTTCATCATCGAGATGGAAAAGGGGAAGCCTACCTGCCAGCTCGGCAAGGTGCTCACCGTCCTGCAGACCTTGGGCATCAAAATCGAATTGGTTCCGCCCGCTGGGAACGACAAGAAGGGAGGTTAAGAATGGCCCGGACGTTGAACGTTTACTTGCGTCGGCAGTTGGTCGGCCTGCTCATTCAGAATGAGCATGGTCAGATGATGTTCTGTTATGCTGAAAGCTGGCTGAACGATGCAAAGGCCATTCCTCTGTCGCACTCGCTGCCGCTTGGAAAAGAGCGGTTCAGCCGCAACGAGTGCCAGGGGTTCTTTGCCGGCATTCTGCCGGAACAAAGCAAACGCGAGATTATTGCCAAGAACCTCGGGATCAGCGCCAGAAACGATTTCGCCATGCTGGAACAAATCGGCGGCGAATGCGCTGGAGCGGTGACATTCATCCCGTCTGGTGAAAGCCTGCCAGAACGCAACTACGGTTACCGCCAGTTGAGCAGTCAGAAATTGGCGGAGATTCTCAGGCAATTGCCGCGCCGTCCGCTCATGGCAGGAGAGGATGGCATCCGGCTCTCCTTGGCCGGTGCCCAGGACAAAATCGCGGTGCATGTTTCCAACAATCAAATTTCCATGCCCCTTGGTGGAGCGCCCAGCACGCACATTCTGAAACCGGCCATCGAGCGGTTCGAAGGCATTGTATTCAATGAAGCATTTTGTATGAAACTGGCTGGCGCGATTGGCTTGCACACCGCCAAGGTAGAAGTCGGCAAGGTAGAGAACATTGATTATCTCCTGGTCGAGCGTTATGACCGAACGCTGTTGAAGGATTCCTCCGGCGGTCCCGAACAGTTGGAACGGGAGCATCAGGAGGACTTTTGCCAGGCACTGGGAATTGTTCCTGACAACAAATACCAAAACGAAGGCGGGCCTTCGCTAAAGCAGTGCTTTGCGCTATTGCGTGAATTGTCCAGCGCCCCGGTGATCGACCTTCAACGATTATTGGACGCGGTTATTTTCAATTTCCTGATCGGAAACCACGATGCTCATGGGAAGAATTTCTCGCTGCTTTACGGCCGGGAAACGCGGTTGGCGCCGCTTTACGATGTTCTCAGCACGGCCTATTACCCAGAACTCTCCCCCAAAATGGCGATGAAAATCGGCGGAGAATATGTGTCTGACAAAGTGCTTCCAAAGCACTTTGATCAATTGGCGGAAGAAGCGGGCCTTGCCAGGCCAATGGTAAAGCGGCGTGTACGGGAACTGGCGGAAACAGTCCTGTCAAAAGCGCCCGACCTGATCACGGAACATCCCGCTGCAAACGCTGTCGCAGCACTTGTTCAGAACCGCTGCACAACCGTATTGGAGAAATTCAGAGGGTAGTGGTGAATCAGGAAACGCTCCCCGGCACAACGGAAAGGCTTACTGGACTTCAATCAGGGCCGGGGCTTTGACCACGAACCGTCTGGGCGGCGGTGCTTCCACGAGAATCTCGGAAAAGGAATTGGTGTTGATTGTTCCAGCCACGTAGCTGTCTGTCGCCACGTACGTGAGTGTCCGAGTCAAAGTGTTTTCTTTCTGGCTGTAGGTCATCTGCCATGACGGGCCGCGTTTCCAACTGCGTTGGTAGCGTTCGTCTCCGGGAGGTTCCCATTGCCGCGGAATGTAAACGGGATTCTTTGGAGACCGCATCAGTTGGCGCGTCCACTGTCTGCCCGGAAAATAGTATTGATAAACTTCCGTGCGGACCTTGGATGGCCAGAGAACGCGAAGGGGAGGTTTTTCGAGTTCGAACGGAAGGCATGGATATTGAACTGAAAAACTGATTTGCGTGCGCACATGCTCCCGCTCCGCGTACGCAATAGCTTCAGCCTTGCGGCGTTCCTCGACAAGCTTGTGCCAGGTGAACCACCGCGTCCACCGCAGGTTCTCCGGGTTTTCCAGCATGCGGGAGACAAGTGTGTTGGCGTCTGCGGGCGATTCGAGACTGAGCCGCTTGACGAGGTCCTCCTCAATTTCAGAGGCAAGCCAGTTCGTCTGCCAGCTCTGGACATGAAGCCGCAGGAATTTCAGCGCGTTGGTGCTCGGCGGAACGGTGAGGTAATAAGCCGTGTACAATCGCAACTCGTCAGGAAATGCCGGCACGCCTTTGAAATACTTGGTCGCGTCCCAATCGAGCGTGGCGCACAGGATCGCGAAGTTGGTTGCCTGTGTGGGGCTTTGTAGCGGGTTGGCGAAGTGAAAACTGGACAAATCTCTGGGGGCGATTTCGCCGCAGGTCAGTGCGCGGAAATCCAGTTCCATGATCTGGCTGCCACGAATGGGGAACATCGTGGTCAGCAATGCGAGGATGAATTCAAACATGCTGGGCTGATTCGAAGGGAGAACACCGACGCGCCGATTTTAGAATACCAACTCAGTGAGCTGCCCCTCCTGGCGCTGCAGTTCTCTTGGCGCGTTCATCTTTTCAAACACGGGCATCAACTCCGCACTGTGCCGGCGGAGATAATCCTGGACCTCTTTGCGTGCCGCCTCGACCTTGGCGCGGACGCCCGGCTGCTGGTTTGCCAGCTTGATGAGCGTGAGTGTCTGCTGGAATTGGGCCTGAAATACCGAGTTAGTCATGGCCTGCCACAGTTGCTGATCCGCGGTTCGCAGCTTCGCGATCGCGGCGGCCGAACGCTCCGTTGGCGGTTCGCCCGGCTCGATTCGCGGCAAGGGCGTAAACACTTCGGCCGGACGATTGTGGTTCACCACGTGGGGAGGGCTGGGAGTAGCCGGCGCGGCGCTTTGGAACTTGGGCAACGGCTTGAACTCCGTCGGGCTTATGGTCTGGGCGATGGCGATGACGGCGGCGCCCGAAATCAACGCGACGGATGCCAGGATGAAGCGACGTGTGTTCATTGCTTGGGTTGGATCCAGATGACGGTTTGGTAAAGATTCGTTTGGCCATCCTGCAGGATCACGTATTGGACGGACGGACGTTGCTGCTGGATGACCGCCTTGATTTGAATGGCGCCTCTGGCCGGCACGGTCTGGCTGGTGGACTCCACGCTCGTACATTGGCACGAGGATGTGAAGCCCTTGATTTGAACCGGGTCGTCCGTCTTGTTCGTCACCGAGTAGATGGCGACGTAGTTGGTCCGGGCTGGATCAAAATCGAAATGGATGTCTTTCGGCACGTCCAGGTTTCCGCCAGACCAGATGGCGGGCAGCGCCCGCTTCTGGGATTCCACCTTTGGAGGTTTGCTGCCATCCAGAGATGGCGGGCGAGCAACGTATTCTTTTACGACGGGCCCGGGCGGCGTCTGGTCCTTGCCGGACGGGCCACCAGCGACGGGGCCAGCGCCAATGACGCTGAGGGTGAAGGCCGCCATGGCGGCGGCGAGAATTGGGGTTTTGGTTTTCATGTGCATGTGTCTTGTGTCAGGGCCATCGGGGGATGCTCCCGTTGAAAAGCTTGAGGCAGTCGCCCGTCTTGG
Above is a window of bacterium DNA encoding:
- a CDS encoding helix-turn-helix transcriptional regulator → MKHTPKTIGELVKSTRKRMGVTQKDLAMTSGTGLRFIIEMEKGKPTCQLGKVLTVLQTLGIKIELVPPAGNDKKGG
- a CDS encoding type II toxin-antitoxin system HipA family toxin; amino-acid sequence: MRRQLVGLLIQNEHGQMMFCYAESWLNDAKAIPLSHSLPLGKERFSRNECQGFFAGILPEQSKREIIAKNLGISARNDFAMLEQIGGECAGAVTFIPSGESLPERNYGYRQLSSQKLAEILRQLPRRPLMAGEDGIRLSLAGAQDKIAVHVSNNQISMPLGGAPSTHILKPAIERFEGIVFNEAFCMKLAGAIGLHTAKVEVGKVENIDYLLVERYDRTLLKDSSGGPEQLEREHQEDFCQALGIVPDNKYQNEGGPSLKQCFALLRELSSAPVIDLQRLLDAVIFNFLIGNHDAHGKNFSLLYGRETRLAPLYDVLSTAYYPELSPKMAMKIGGEYVSDKVLPKHFDQLAEEAGLARPMVKRRVRELAETVLSKAPDLITEHPAANAVAALVQNRCTTVLEKFRG
- a CDS encoding DUF1573 domain-containing protein: MKTKTPILAAAMAAFTLSVIGAGPVAGGPSGKDQTPPGPVVKEYVARPPSLDGSKPPKVESQKRALPAIWSGGNLDVPKDIHFDFDPARTNYVAIYSVTNKTDDPVQIKGFTSSCQCTSVESTSQTVPARGAIQIKAVIQQQRPSVQYVILQDGQTNLYQTVIWIQPKQ